The following coding sequences are from one Asterias amurensis chromosome 8, ASM3211899v1 window:
- the LOC139940977 gene encoding CD320 antigen-like, producing MMKIAASLTIAVICATLFVATDAANDGYSDLCSTLRTRGFTRLFTCATQTDVCTYARYECDSIVDCPDFSDEDHCVIQHAANCINDFKGKTASNNQPLQSFRCDDGMCILGCYQCDNIQDCVDGSDERGCTENHIRPSARPPCY from the exons ATGATGAAGATCGCAGCTTCACTGACTATCGCTGTCATATGCGCAACGCTGTTTGTAGCAACAGATGCCGCCAACGATGGATATTCag atttaTGTTCAACTCTCCGGACAAGGGGTTTCACGAGGCTCTTCACTTGTGCAACCCAGACCGACGTATGCACGTATGCACGGTACGAATGTGACTCCATTGTTGACTGCCCAGACTTTTCGGATGAAGACCATTGCGTAATTCAGCATGCAG CAAACTGCATCAACGATTTCAAAGGCAAGACCGCATCAAACAACCAGCCTCTTCAGAGCTTCCGCTGCGATGATGGTATGTGTATCTTAGGATGCTACCAATGTGACAATATACAAGACTGTGTGGATGGATCGGACGAACGTGGATGCACCGAGAACCACATTAGACCTAGTGCTAGACCGCCATGTTATTAG